Proteins encoded in a region of the Fibrobacter sp. UWB15 genome:
- the glgA gene encoding glycogen synthase, translated as MNAAILTNEFPPEIYGGAGIHVKFLTQELAKLCHVEARCFGVQDEDKDNIRAIGFSRKLGLNPHDDRFQKIFKPLDINLQWAAALDNIDVIHCHTWYSHFGGVLASRLLQCPLILTTHSLEPHRPWKAEQLGDGGYAMSCWIERTAYEAADGVIAVSQGMKRDVMKLYGVPEDRIKVIYNGIDPDFYAPTFDESILTKWGVDPKRPYVLFVGRITRQKGISQLIQAIPQIDKSAQVVLCAGAPDTIELADECKALIEEVQKTRDGVVWIQEAVPHEELRVLYSHATVFATPSLYEPFGIINLEAMSCGTPVVGSAVGGIPEIIVDGETGFLVPLKHVSETDFEPADPKAFQTDFANKLNKILENPELAKKMGEVSRKRAIDVFSWKSIAKQTYDFYQECIDRYKKEGKR; from the coding sequence ATGAACGCTGCAATTTTGACTAATGAATTCCCGCCGGAAATTTATGGCGGCGCAGGTATCCATGTTAAGTTTCTTACCCAAGAGCTTGCAAAGCTTTGTCATGTGGAAGCACGTTGCTTTGGCGTGCAAGACGAGGACAAGGACAATATCCGTGCAATCGGATTTTCGCGCAAGCTGGGCTTGAACCCGCACGATGACCGATTCCAGAAGATTTTCAAGCCGCTCGACATTAATTTGCAGTGGGCCGCTGCGCTCGACAATATCGACGTCATTCACTGTCATACATGGTACAGTCATTTTGGTGGCGTGCTCGCTAGCCGCCTTTTGCAGTGCCCGCTAATTCTCACGACGCACTCGCTCGAACCGCACCGTCCGTGGAAGGCCGAACAGTTGGGCGACGGCGGTTACGCCATGAGCTGCTGGATTGAACGCACCGCTTACGAGGCTGCCGACGGTGTGATTGCCGTGAGCCAGGGTATGAAGCGCGACGTGATGAAACTTTACGGCGTTCCCGAGGACCGCATCAAGGTGATTTACAACGGTATCGATCCGGACTTTTATGCTCCGACTTTCGACGAAAGCATCCTCACCAAGTGGGGTGTCGATCCGAAGCGTCCGTATGTGCTGTTCGTGGGCCGCATTACGCGACAGAAGGGCATCAGCCAGCTGATTCAGGCGATTCCGCAAATCGACAAGAGTGCCCAGGTGGTGCTCTGCGCCGGTGCTCCGGATACCATCGAACTTGCCGATGAATGCAAGGCTCTCATCGAAGAGGTGCAGAAGACCCGCGACGGCGTGGTCTGGATTCAGGAAGCCGTTCCGCACGAAGAACTCCGCGTGCTTTACAGCCATGCGACTGTGTTTGCAACGCCTTCGCTCTATGAACCGTTCGGTATCATCAACCTTGAAGCCATGAGCTGCGGCACTCCGGTGGTGGGTTCTGCAGTGGGTGGAATTCCCGAAATCATCGTGGACGGCGAAACCGGATTCCTGGTTCCGTTGAAACATGTATCCGAAACGGATTTTGAACCGGCTGACCCGAAGGCGTTCCAGACAGACTTTGCAAACAAACTCAACAAGATTCTTGAAAATCCGGAACTTGCAAAAAAAATGGGCGAAGTCAGCCGCAAGCGCGCCATTGACGTATTCAGCTGGAAGTCCATTGCCAAGCAGACATACGACTTCTACCAGGAATGCATTGACCGCTATAAAAAAGAAGGCAAGAGATAG
- a CDS encoding InlB B-repeat-containing protein, whose translation MKNRLTFLGIALCVMLLSSVSWAGKFINNLELRIGGSSVYKKFPSAYTVVKKGNEPADLQENAGIDAYVYMGYTKTDSVKKLSNDTFSLPITNIIVRDVGSSTTPASSFDTLGARYTKMVIANENSIVQNVDISNNKHKDHHLHIYYTRDRIDGKALTAIIVSASKSVWGYELVSSINLNAWSTNSSPPKVYLHVNRSVVPTVSFTTAPVLYNATNPASEKYLTYTGWAQNLLKVGTYNSEEVLRGRHCLVGNSANCVGAPSARDAGTYRVYYDLESSTRLKADFHSDTFKVEIHKMPANSLNYNYTLTVKNQLGSTSGFYGGDAIGATMDDNCAIGLNNSTFYLNNGKSFGEGTVIRLEAGSYVIDRVSISETSNCMARTISMNRPIIVSKSKIVFDSDGGSAVDTIEGKVGDPVTAPVNPTKEGYAFAGWNPSVPTKISRGTTTLKAVWNKLYTITFDTDGGSNIASISGIEGSVVATPKNPTRNEYTFLGWDVEIPATMPANDMTIKALWQYNRVKVILPEQMEVISGDIAEDGTYAKASTIDIRAKAGYAVRGALTYNGEVIEPKEGVYTLKVAENEAAVEAEFVEDYGAIQITLDHSLAIIDGNSKVATNVPQAIEVNSVEMTRNFKRHSSTTITLPFTVDAAYVAGGIFCKFAGVSNSGSGAVVKLMFVSTVLQANVPYVYVPLREKLSIDLPAGETVSIKTDESYVEFGNWQFRSAYSLRKWVEGDGEQGRVYGFIPSNQESDGVSGKFQKLKSGSTLSPMRAYLIYNEAVMAGRPVMKGEAAASALRSNISDLPDEIGVEIVNESDQPMAIGKFNTVTGEMKMDRWFDLNGKLLKGKPFTKGIYFHNGNKVLVK comes from the coding sequence ATGAAAAATAGATTGACATTCCTGGGTATAGCGCTTTGCGTCATGCTTCTTTCTTCGGTGTCGTGGGCCGGAAAGTTCATCAACAATCTTGAATTGAGAATCGGCGGAAGTAGCGTGTATAAAAAATTTCCGAGTGCCTATACTGTCGTGAAAAAAGGGAATGAACCTGCAGACTTGCAGGAAAATGCAGGTATTGACGCTTATGTATATATGGGGTACACTAAAACTGATTCAGTGAAAAAGCTAAGTAACGATACATTCAGCCTCCCCATTACGAATATTATCGTTCGTGATGTGGGTTCGTCTACCACTCCGGCCTCCAGTTTCGATACACTGGGTGCCAGGTATACCAAGATGGTTATTGCGAACGAAAATAGCATTGTTCAAAATGTCGATATCAGCAATAACAAACATAAGGACCACCATCTCCATATCTATTATACGAGAGATCGCATTGACGGAAAGGCGCTGACCGCCATAATTGTTTCTGCAAGCAAGTCGGTATGGGGGTATGAACTGGTAAGCAGTATCAATCTGAACGCGTGGTCGACCAACTCGTCTCCACCGAAGGTTTATCTGCATGTGAATAGGTCTGTCGTGCCGACAGTTTCTTTTACCACGGCTCCCGTGCTGTACAATGCGACAAATCCGGCTAGCGAAAAGTATCTGACTTATACAGGGTGGGCTCAGAACCTTTTGAAGGTTGGTACCTACAATTCAGAAGAGGTCTTGCGCGGAAGACATTGTTTGGTTGGCAACAGCGCCAATTGCGTTGGTGCGCCTTCAGCTAGGGATGCGGGAACGTATCGTGTCTATTACGATTTGGAAAGCTCGACCCGTCTAAAGGCGGATTTTCACTCTGATACGTTCAAAGTTGAAATTCACAAGATGCCGGCAAATAGCTTGAACTATAATTATACGCTCACCGTAAAGAACCAGCTGGGCTCGACATCGGGGTTCTATGGTGGCGATGCTATCGGCGCGACTATGGATGATAACTGTGCCATTGGTTTGAACAATTCCACTTTTTATTTGAATAATGGAAAATCATTTGGTGAAGGGACTGTAATAAGGCTTGAAGCGGGGTCTTACGTGATTGACCGTGTCTCCATTTCGGAAACTTCCAATTGCATGGCAAGAACCATATCTATGAATCGCCCCATAATTGTGAGCAAGTCTAAAATTGTCTTTGATTCGGACGGGGGCTCCGCTGTGGATACAATTGAGGGGAAAGTCGGTGATCCGGTTACCGCTCCGGTAAATCCGACTAAGGAAGGTTATGCCTTTGCCGGATGGAATCCGTCGGTTCCCACGAAGATTTCCCGTGGGACGACAACCTTGAAAGCCGTTTGGAATAAATTATATACAATCACGTTCGATACGGATGGCGGCTCGAACATTGCTAGTATTTCCGGTATAGAGGGTTCGGTGGTTGCTACACCGAAAAATCCGACAAGAAATGAATACACGTTCCTTGGTTGGGATGTTGAAATTCCGGCGACAATGCCCGCAAATGACATGACTATCAAGGCCTTGTGGCAATATAACCGCGTCAAGGTGATTCTGCCCGAACAAATGGAAGTCATTTCTGGCGATATTGCCGAAGACGGAACTTACGCCAAGGCTTCGACAATCGACATTCGTGCGAAGGCCGGCTATGCCGTGCGTGGCGCCTTGACCTATAACGGCGAAGTGATTGAACCAAAAGAAGGCGTGTATACTCTGAAAGTCGCCGAAAACGAGGCCGCGGTTGAGGCGGAATTCGTTGAAGATTATGGCGCAATCCAGATAACGCTGGACCATTCCCTCGCAATCATTGACGGCAATTCAAAGGTTGCAACGAATGTACCTCAAGCAATCGAAGTGAATTCAGTTGAAATGACGCGTAATTTCAAACGTCATTCATCTACGACGATAACGCTTCCGTTTACAGTGGATGCTGCCTATGTGGCAGGCGGTATATTCTGTAAATTTGCGGGTGTTAGTAATTCGGGTAGCGGAGCAGTGGTTAAGCTGATGTTTGTAAGTACAGTATTGCAAGCTAATGTGCCCTATGTGTATGTACCACTCAGGGAAAAACTCTCTATCGATTTGCCTGCGGGTGAAACCGTTTCTATTAAGACGGATGAGTCATATGTGGAATTTGGAAATTGGCAGTTTAGAAGTGCGTACTCTTTGAGAAAGTGGGTTGAGGGTGATGGTGAACAAGGGCGTGTGTATGGATTTATTCCTTCGAACCAAGAAAGTGATGGCGTGTCGGGAAAGTTCCAGAAGTTAAAGAGCGGGTCGACCTTGAGCCCGATGCGTGCATATTTGATATATAATGAAGCTGTAATGGCGGGCCGTCCTGTCATGAAGGGTGAAGCTGCCGCTTCGGCACTACGTTCAAATATTTCTGATTTGCCAGATGAAATTGGCGTTGAAATCGTGAATGAATCGGATCAGCCTATGGCGATAGGCAAATTCAACACTGTAACTGGTGAAATGAAAATGGATCGCTGGTTTGACTTGAATGGCAAACTGTTGAAGGGTAAGCCTTTTACCAAGGGTATTTACTTCCATAACGGAAACAAGGTCTTAGTTAAGTAA
- a CDS encoding alpha/beta hydrolase, whose product MKSKYFKNLAKGLVVAGAAFALVNCGDAADQVNNAVAEAQQQYQDQQQGGGLATDPATNPSQTVTDPAQQGTVTPVDPADPNATPTDPNQGVTDPTQPADPSQTVQPADTTAQVIPPEELCLSSSLPDACGPGTNPLPTSSAAIDPVPTSSAAGSDPVPTSSSAVDSPKSSSSEAVKPASSSSEKVVSSSSEVKADDGIFLVDGKEEEKNYLEVEYIKNTADNGGGVLCYPKQLSNTKKHGVILWGPGGGSSPNDYEGIIRRLASHGFVVVATSESPDGTNRGIPALDWLAKKNTTQGDVLYGKLDMTKVGASGHSMGGLQSEKMLINDKRVITAVLNNSGAFNHAELANVPAGKTAAIVYGEGGMERPNAEGDYNNNNVKIPACLLKMTGGQGNECQNGECGWGHGSGPWGGMAATVAWMRWHLGGETFRKDDFVGSSGKYINGAILGQPGKWKGQCKNF is encoded by the coding sequence AGGATCAGCAACAGGGCGGTGGCTTGGCCACTGATCCGGCTACAAATCCCTCACAGACGGTGACTGACCCTGCACAACAGGGGACCGTTACTCCTGTGGATCCGGCAGACCCGAATGCGACTCCGACAGATCCGAATCAGGGCGTGACTGACCCCACTCAGCCTGCAGATCCTTCGCAGACAGTTCAGCCCGCAGACACGACTGCCCAGGTGATTCCCCCCGAAGAACTTTGTTTGTCGTCAAGCTTGCCCGATGCTTGCGGCCCCGGCACAAATCCGCTTCCGACCAGCAGCGCGGCCATCGACCCTGTTCCTACATCTAGTGCCGCTGGTTCCGATCCCGTTCCGACTTCTAGCTCAGCCGTGGATTCCCCCAAGTCCAGCTCCAGCGAAGCCGTAAAGCCGGCCAGCTCTTCTAGCGAAAAGGTCGTCTCTTCTTCTAGCGAAGTGAAGGCCGATGACGGCATCTTCCTCGTTGATGGCAAGGAAGAAGAAAAGAACTACCTGGAAGTCGAATATATCAAGAATACGGCCGACAACGGCGGTGGTGTCCTTTGCTACCCGAAGCAGCTTTCCAATACCAAGAAGCATGGTGTTATCTTGTGGGGCCCGGGTGGCGGCTCTAGCCCCAACGATTACGAAGGTATCATTCGTCGTCTCGCCTCTCACGGTTTCGTGGTGGTGGCTACCAGCGAATCTCCGGATGGTACGAACCGCGGTATCCCCGCACTCGACTGGCTCGCCAAGAAGAATACCACCCAGGGCGATGTGCTGTACGGCAAGCTCGATATGACGAAGGTGGGCGCAAGCGGCCACTCCATGGGCGGTCTCCAGTCCGAAAAGATGCTTATCAACGACAAGCGCGTGATTACGGCTGTCCTCAACAACAGCGGTGCATTCAACCATGCTGAACTAGCGAATGTCCCTGCCGGAAAGACTGCTGCAATCGTCTACGGTGAAGGCGGTATGGAACGCCCGAACGCCGAAGGCGACTACAACAACAATAACGTCAAGATTCCGGCTTGCCTCCTCAAGATGACTGGTGGTCAGGGCAATGAATGCCAGAACGGCGAATGCGGCTGGGGCCATGGTTCCGGTCCGTGGGGCGGCATGGCAGCGACCGTTGCCTGGATGCGTTGGCACCTCGGTGGCGAAACATTCCGTAAAGATGATTTTGTAGGTTCTTCTGGCAAGTACATTAATGGCGCTATCCTTGGCCAGCCGGGCAAGTGGAAAGGCCAGTGCAAGAACTTCTAA